Within the Tursiops truncatus isolate mTurTru1 chromosome 19, mTurTru1.mat.Y, whole genome shotgun sequence genome, the region aggatcagtagttgtggcacacgggcttagttgctccgcggcatgtgggatcttcccagaccagtgctcgaacctgtgtcccctgcattggcaggcagattcttaaccactgcgccaccagggaagccttggagTTTCTTTAAACTGAAGTCATAGTGTTGTCCATAAAGGGCCAGCCTACACAAAGGCGTTTGTTAAGTAGTTTCACTCTGTACCAAGCTATGGGAAGAttcattcttctcttctttcctagaAATGAGGAAAGATGACTGTCTTCTGCAGGAGGACTTGCAAAATCAAAGATGTCCAAAAAGAATGGAACAATGTCACGAACATAATGCACTTGGAAACATTGTTCATCAGAGCAAAAGTAACTTTCCTTTAAGGCAAAATCATGATATGTTGGACTTTCATGGGAAAACACTGAAATCAAATTTAAGTTTAGTCAACCAGAACAGAAGCTATGGAGTAAAGAACCCTCTTGGAGATGGGGAATCCTTCCTCCATGCAAAGCATGAGCAATTTCATAGTGAAATGAAGTTTACTGAATGTGGAAGTTCTATGAACACAAATTCACAGTTCATCAAGCATTTAGGAACTCAGAAGATAAATAAACCCCACTTATGCActgaatgtgggaaagctttcaTCAAGAAGTCCCGCCTCATCGATCATCAGAGAGTGCACACAGGAGAAAAACCTCATGGATGCAGTATATGTGGGAAAGCCTTCTCCAGAAAGTCCAGGCTCACTGAACACCAGAAAACCCATATAGGAGAGAAACGGTATACATGCACTGAATGTGACAAAGCCTTCCCCAAGAAATCACGGCTGCTTATTCATCAGAAAACTCATacaggagaaaaaccctatgTATGCGAGGAATGTGGAAAAGGCTTCATCAAGAAGTCTCGgctcattaatcatcagagagttcatacaggagagaaacctcATGGGTGCAGTCTATGCGACAAAGCATTCTCCAGGAAGTCCCGGCTCATCGAACATCAGAGAACTCATAcgggagaaaaaccatatgaatgCACCGAATGTGACAAAGCCTTCCGCTGGAAATCACAGCTTAATGCACACCAGAAAACTCATACAGGAGAGAAATCATATATATGCAGTGATTGTGGAAAAGGCTTCATTCAGAAGGGCAATCTCATTGTACATCAGcgaactcacactggagagaaaccctatatGTGCAATGAATGTGGAAAAGGCTTCATCCAGAAGGGCAATCTCCTCATACATCAAcgaactcacactggagagaaaccctatgtaTGCACTGAATGTGGGAAAGGCTTCAGCCAGAAAACATGCCTCATCTCACATCAGAGATTTCACACTGGAAAGACTCCCTTTGTATGTACTGAATGTGGAAAATCGTGTTCACACAAGTCTGGCCTCATTaaccatcagagaattcacacaggagagaaaccctacgCATGCAGTgactgtgggaaagccttcagggATAAGTCGTGCCTCAATAGACATCGGAGAACTCATACAGGAGAGAGACCCTATGGATGCACTGACTGTGGGAAAGCCTTCTCCCACTTGTCATGCCTCGTGTACCACAAAGGGATGCTGCATGCAAGAGAGAAACGTGGAGATTCAGTCAAGTTGGAAAATTCTTTCTCAGAGAGTCCCAGCTCATCACGTTCGAGTGATATTGTACAGGGGGAAAACCCTGTTAATGTGGTGAGCGTGCACACACCTTCTGTGGCAGCTGAGACTCCATTCCACAGTGATGGGTTCCTAGCAGATAGGAATGTAGTAGCCCTTGTGGGACAGCCAGGTGCCACAGGTGCAGTGTCAGCAGATAATAGCATTTGCACGGAAGAAAAACCTAATGAATGCAGTGAGTGTGGTAGCACCTTCAGTGATCAATTATGTCATATTTTGCATCacagaaaacacacagaaataaactgtgatacagtGAAGGTGGAAAACCCTTGAATAAAACCTTCTAGATCATCCTGTGGCTGGCGAGTGTATACTGAGACAAACAGTATAAACACAGAGACTGGGAAAGCCTTTTGTGGAAAGATAGACCCTATCAGGGCTTCATAAGTCACATACTGTCAGTGAGGACAGTTGGTAGAAATGTAATGACCATGGAAAAATCCTTCCCCAGAAATAAGACTTCAGTTGGTATCAGAGAGTTTACACAGGAGAGAAATTGTTGGACCTCTGAAGGCAGTAACTGTGGCAGGGTTGTCAGTGGTACATTCTGCCTCATTGGTTGGCAGGGGAAATCATATAGAAATAAAACTCTGAACACCCCAACTATGGAATGTCTTTGGCAAAATATCAGAAAATTCATGAAGCAAATAAGCCCTATGAAAGTGAATCTTTTAGAGATTTCTGTCACAATCCTAACATAATCATATATAAGATTATATACATAGTGTACATTTTAGGACAGTATACCTTGAATCAAATGCCTAATTGATACGTCAGTAATGCTTTAAATCAAAGGAGGGTGTCTGTGTTGCACATAATTGATTAAAGTTATAATGCAGTTCACCCCCCTCGTTTGGGGGACATGGGTCTTCTTTTCCCACCCAGGATCATTATATGGTTaactcttggatttcttcagttcTAAATTTATTCAGTTTGTTATTCCAGTCTACCAAAAGTCCTTCAGAAGGAAACTGACTACATTTAATCTGATAATGTAACATAGCATGTTTGGATATGCTTAACTTTATAAATCTCACCTGGAGGAACAAAGCTCAAAATTCATGAATAACCTATTAGCCAAGCTCTTGCCCTAGAAGATAGTTCCCATCCTGTACACACACCACTCAGAAAAACTTTAACAACTGTTTCCTTGACCTGGTCCTGTCCTAGGACCTATAGATGATGTCAGTGATGAACT harbors:
- the ZNF613 gene encoding zinc finger protein 613 isoform X1; this encodes MKMIKDQGSLTLEDVAVDFTWEEWQLLAPAQKDLYRDVMLENYSNLLSVGYQASKPDALSRLERGEPWPVEDEIHSRICPEMRKDDCLLQEDLQNQRCPKRMEQCHEHNALGNIVHQSKSNFPLRQNHDMLDFHGKTLKSNLSLVNQNRSYGVKNPLGDGESFLHAKHEQFHSEMKFTECGSSMNTNSQFIKHLGTQKINKPHLCTECGKAFIKKSRLIDHQRVHTGEKPHGCSICGKAFSRKSRLTEHQKTHIGEKRYTCTECDKAFPKKSRLLIHQKTHTGEKPYVCEECGKGFIKKSRLINHQRVHTGEKPHGCSLCDKAFSRKSRLIEHQRTHTGEKPYECTECDKAFRWKSQLNAHQKTHTGEKSYICSDCGKGFIQKGNLIVHQRTHTGEKPYMCNECGKGFIQKGNLLIHQRTHTGEKPYVCTECGKGFSQKTCLISHQRFHTGKTPFVCTECGKSCSHKSGLINHQRIHTGEKPYACSDCGKAFRDKSCLNRHRRTHTGERPYGCTDCGKAFSHLSCLVYHKGMLHAREKRGDSVKLENSFSESPSSSRSSDIVQGENPVNVVSVHTPSVAAETPFHSDGFLADRNVVALVGQPGATGAVSADNSICTEEKPNECSECGSTFSDQLCHILHHRKHTEINCDTVKVENP
- the ZNF613 gene encoding zinc finger protein 613 isoform X2; this translates as MLENYSNLLSVGYQASKPDALSRLERGEPWPVEDEIHSRICPEMRKDDCLLQEDLQNQRCPKRMEQCHEHNALGNIVHQSKSNFPLRQNHDMLDFHGKTLKSNLSLVNQNRSYGVKNPLGDGESFLHAKHEQFHSEMKFTECGSSMNTNSQFIKHLGTQKINKPHLCTECGKAFIKKSRLIDHQRVHTGEKPHGCSICGKAFSRKSRLTEHQKTHIGEKRYTCTECDKAFPKKSRLLIHQKTHTGEKPYVCEECGKGFIKKSRLINHQRVHTGEKPHGCSLCDKAFSRKSRLIEHQRTHTGEKPYECTECDKAFRWKSQLNAHQKTHTGEKSYICSDCGKGFIQKGNLIVHQRTHTGEKPYMCNECGKGFIQKGNLLIHQRTHTGEKPYVCTECGKGFSQKTCLISHQRFHTGKTPFVCTECGKSCSHKSGLINHQRIHTGEKPYACSDCGKAFRDKSCLNRHRRTHTGERPYGCTDCGKAFSHLSCLVYHKGMLHAREKRGDSVKLENSFSESPSSSRSSDIVQGENPVNVVSVHTPSVAAETPFHSDGFLADRNVVALVGQPGATGAVSADNSICTEEKPNECSECGSTFSDQLCHILHHRKHTEINCDTVKVENP